CGTTCGAGCAGGAGGCGCAGCGGAGGGCTGGCCGGACGGCCGGGAGCCCGGAGCGGAGCCGACCAAACAACATGGCGGAGATCGCGCGCAAGCGTCGCCCGGTGTGGCCCGATCGCGAGACGATGATCCGGTCGTACGGCAGCCGGCCGCCGCTGAACGAGCTCGCGCCGGAGGCCCTCGAGGCGTACGTCAGGTGGGGAACGGTCGAGCGCGACGACGGGGCGGTCGAGCTCGCGTGCCGTCCCGACGCGGAGGCGACGATCTTCGAGGTCACCGCACGCGAGGGCGGCGCGCCGGCCGCGTGGTCACACCTGGGGTCCCTGCACGCGGACGCGACCGTCCTCGCGGGAACGCGTTCCGACCTCCCGGTCGAGTGGTTCCGCGGCCAGGCCGAGCGTGCCCGCTGCCCGTTCGTGCAGGTCGACGGCGGTCACTTCTTCCTCCAGGAGGACACCGAACGCGCGGTCGCGCTCGTCCGGCAGCACGTCGGCGCTACGTGACGGCGCCGGATGCCTTGAGCGCGGACACGCGACTGTCGTCGTAGCCGAGCTC
This window of the Acidimicrobiia bacterium genome carries:
- a CDS encoding alpha/beta hydrolase — translated: MTLTKPVDIAIEHDGLRIAALDWGGDGEPLLLLHPNGFCAGLFDPIARELRDTFRPIGVDLRAHGGTDEPPDVAGYAYEHMARDVLAVLDALGVHSAVALGESLGGGVAVVVDRVRPGVLRRLMLCEAIAFEQEAQRRAGRTAGSPERSRPNNMAEIARKRRPVWPDRETMIRSYGSRPPLNELAPEALEAYVRWGTVERDDGAVELACRPDAEATIFEVTAREGGAPAAWSHLGSLHADATVLAGTRSDLPVEWFRGQAERARCPFVQVDGGHFFLQEDTERAVALVRQHVGAT